The window AGCAGCGTGCCGCTGTCGCCGGCGTATTGCCCGCGCGAGCCGCTCAACAACGCCAGAGGCTGCACCGGCGGACGAATGTCGAGCTGCTTGCCGACGCTGCCTTTCTGCGCGGTGGCAGGCACGTCATAGTTACCGCTCTGTACCGGCAGGATCATGCCGGCCGGCGCGTTCAGCCCCTTGAGCGGTGAGGCGTCGAGGTACGCTTCGTCGCCGCTGACCTGGCGCTTGTAGCGCTGATCGCTGCTACAGGCCGCCAGCATCATAACCAACGAGATGCCAACGACTTTTGCTACTCTCGACTTTTGCAATGAATAAGCCATCAAATTTCCCTTAGAGTTACAGCAAACCGGCGCTTTTCAGCGCGCGTTCCACGACCGGACGCGCAGCGTCGGTCAACGGCGTCATCGGCAGACGCAGCGTATCGGTTGCCATCAATCCCAATGCCTTACAGGCCCACTTCACCGGAATCGGGTTTGCTTCTACAAATAAATCCTGATGCAACGGCATCAAGCGCTGATTTAAGCGGCGTGCCTCGGCGAAGTTGCCCTGCGACGCCAGCGCGCAAAGCTGCGCCATTTCGCGCGCGGCCACGTTGGCCGTTACGGAAATAACCCCTTTGCCGCCCAGTTGCATGAAGTCCAGGCCGCTGGCGTCGTCGCCGCTCAGCAGGATGAAATCTTCATCGTCAACCAGCACTTGGATCTGACTTACACGACTTAAGTTCCCTGTCGCTTCTTTAACGGCGACAATATTCTTGATTTTCGCCAGCCGCGCGATGGTCGGCGGCAGCATGTCGCAGCCGGTGCGCGAAGGCACGTTGTACAGAATCTGCGGCAGTTCGGTGCTTTCGGCGATCGCCTTGAAGTGCTGATACAGCCCTTCCTGGGTCGGCTTATTGTAGTATGGCGTTACCGTCAGGCAACCCACTACGCCGGTATCGGCAAAGCGACTGGTGAGCGAAATGGCTTCAGCGGTGGCGTTGGCGCCGGTACCGGCGATCACCGGAATGCGGCCGTCGGCCAGCTCCAGCGTCTGCAATACCACGTCAACGTGCTCGTCATGGGCAAGCGTTGCGGACTCGCCGGTAGTCCCTACGGAAACGATAGCCGCAGTGCCACTGGCGACATGATAATCAATCAGTTTTTTTAGGCTCGCGCGATCGACAGCACCTTTGTCGTCCATCGGCGTAACCAGTGCAACAATACTTCCCGTAAACATTGGCCGTCCCCTCCACAAACAAGTCACTCATGGTACTTTTGCTGCCTATCCAAAAGCAAGCGAACAACGGTGTTGTAAGCGCTTGGCAGGCGGTTTTTTTTATGTTTACCATGGTAACCCCATTGAGCACGACAGGAAGCTCCATTTTGCCTAAGCCAGATGAACACTATCTCGTGATTACCGCGCTCGGCGCCGATCGCCCCGGTATAGTCAATACCATCACCCGCCACGTCAGCAGTTGCGGATGCAATATCGAAGATAGCCGTCTGGCCATGCTGGGAGAAGAGTTCACCTTCATCATGCTGCTTTCCGGCAGCTGGAACGCCATCACCCTGATCGAGTCCACCCTGCCGCAGAAAGGCGCGGAGCTGGAGCTGCTGATTGTGATGAAACGCACGAACTCGCATGAGCGGCCGCCCATGCCCGCCACCGTGTGGGTGCAGGTCGAGGTGAAAGACTCGCCGCACATCATCGAACGCTTCACCGACCTGTTCGACTCCAGCCAGATGAACATCGCCGAGCTGGTGTCGCGCACTCAGCCGGCGAGCGGCGCCCTGCCGCCGCAGCTGTATATCCAGATCACCGCGCACAGCTCCGGCGATCGGGACGCATCAAATATTGAGCAAGCCTTTCATCGCCTATGTACAGAATTGAACGCGCAAGGCAGTATTAGCGTTGTGAACTATCCACAGCATGATGATAAAGATGGAGAGTAGTGATGAGCCCATTGAAAGCCGGTGACACAGCGCCGAAATTTAGTTTGCCTGACCAAGACGGTGAGGAAATTAATTTGGCCGACTTCCAGGGACAGCGAGTGTTGGTTTATTTTTACCCGAAGGCGATGACGCCGGGCTGCACCGTGCAAGCCTGCGGCCTGCGGGATAACATGGACGAATTGAAAAAGGCCGGCGTTGAAGTGCTGGGCATCAGCACCGATAAACCGGAGAAACTGTCGCGTTTTGCCGAGAAAGAGTTGCTCAACTTCACGCTGCTGTCTGACGAAGATCATCAGGTGGCGCAGCAGTTTGGCGTGTGGGGTGAAAAAACCTTTATGGGCAAAACCTACGACGGCATTCACCGCATCAGCTTCCTGATCGACGGCAAAGGCAAAGTTGAGAAAGTGTTCGATGATTTCAAGACCACCAATCATCACGACATCGTTCTGAGCTACCTGCAGCAGTGATCCTCACGAAGCGCAGCGGACGCTGCGCTTCGTTTTCTTCCGCCGTCAGCTATCTTCCGCTGCTACCCAGGGTTCGTTCGGCCAGGCGTGGATCACCGCCTTCACCAGCGTCGCCAGCGGTATGGCGAAAAACACCCCCCAAAAGCCCCACAGCCCACCGAAAATAATCACCGATAAAATAATCACCAGCGGATGCAGGTTGACCGCTTCCGAGAACAGGATCGGCACCAGCAGGTTGCCGTCCAGCCCCTGCACCACCAGATAGGCGACGATCAGCGTCCAGAAATCGGCGCCGACGCCCCACTGGAACATCGCGACCACCACCACCGGAATGGTGACCAGCACCGCGCCGATATAGGGGATCAGGACCGAGAAACCGACCAGCACCGCCAACAGCAGCGAATAACGCATATCCAGCACCGCGAACACCAGATAGGTCGCCACCCCGACGATCACCATTTCCAGCACCTTGCCGCGAATGTAGTTGGTGATCTGCTGGTTCATTTCCTGCCACACCTGCCCCGCCAGCCCGCGATTGCGCGGCAGCACGCGGCGCACCGCGTTGAGCATCTGCTCTTTGTCCTTCAGCAGGAAGAACATCATCATCGGCACCAGGATCAGGTAGATAGCCAGCGTCAGCAGCCCCACCAGCGAAGCCAGCGAGAACTTCACCACCGACTCGCCCATGCCGGACAGCTTGCCGCGCAGGTTCTCGGCCATCATGTCGATGATGCCGGCGTCCACCAGCGCCGGGTAGCGCTTCGGCAGCGTTGCGGCGTAGTTGTAGAACTGATTGAGCATCCCCGGCAGATCGGTCATCAGGTTGATGCCCTGTTGCCAGGCGGTCGGCGCCACCACGAACACCAGCAGCATGGCGATGCCGGCGAACATGATCATCACCATGCTCGCCGCCCAATTGCGCGAACAGCCGATGCGCTGCAGGCGCGCGGTCGGCCACTCCAGCAGGTAGGCCAGCACGATGGCCACCAGCAGCGGGGTCAGAATGCCGTGCAGGAAATAAAGAATGAGGAATCCGGCCAGCAGGATAACCAGCAGTGCGATAGCCTGCGGATCGGTGAAGCGGCGGCGGTACCACTGTAATAACAACTCCAGCATCAGAGCGTGCTCCTAGAGGTTTGACTGGCGGGCATGGCGGTTCCTGTGAGGGGGAATGTTTAATGGCTAACGACACCCTTTAACAATAGGTGTTCAAACCCATTCTTGTACCATGCCGGCCATTTGCCATCCAGCATTGTCAGCGCGGGTGCCGGGGAGAGAAAGCCGTCGATTTGCGTGTGCGGCCGAGGGAAATACCGGGTGGGATGGAAAAGCCGACGCCGCTGAATATCAGCGCCGGCGTTTGGGTTATTTCCCCTCGGCGAGGTCGAAACCAATCAGTTTTTTGTCGATGGCGGCGCCGGGCATCATCAGCCGCAGGCCGTCAATCAACTCGTCGCCCGCCGCATGCAACGCGTCCAGCGGCATGGCCGGCAGGCTCTCCAGAATAAACCACATCCGGCTCGCTTCGGCGCTCAGCCGGGTTCGGACGCCCTGCCGCCAGTTCCAGCGGCGGCAGGTCACCCCCAGATCATCGCGCCAGATCACCTCGCCCGGCTCCGGCGATTCGTGGGCTGTCTCCCCCTCTTTCACCGTGTCGAACAACTCTGTCCCTTCGGCGATCAGCAATCTGGGTTCACCCACGTAAGCCGCGATATTTTCGCCGCCGACCGGCACCGCATAGCGAATGCTGACCGCGTTGTACAGATCGACCACCGGATCGATGCTGGGCATATCGCCGTCGCGCAGTACGCGTTTGCGCAGGGCTTCGGCGGAACAGGGCGTGCGCTTGGGCTTGGCGCCAAAGCTTTTGAACGCCTCGGCCCAGGCCGCCAGATGCGCCTCGGCCCAGGGCGCATCCTCGCCGCTGACGGCGCGGCAGGCGCGCGCCAGCGCTGCGGCGGCAACGCCGGGATCCACGATCGGTGCGGCCTCGACCGTGATGCTCAACGCCCGGAATCCGGGGGCCAGTGCGGCGATAGCGGGATCGATTGACGGAACAACTGAAAGCATCGGATTATCCTGTAACGATGAGTTTATCTCACACTAATAACCGATGAAGAAGAAAGTCAACAGATTGGCTGCAGTGCAGAACCTAACGCAGGAATAGCCGCCCTTATCACCCACCCTCACCGACAAGGCAAAAATGATGACATCTCTCCCCATGCACTGGCGCCAGGCCGATTACCTGATCAGCACCGATGTTGCACGTCTCGATATTGACGCCATACATGCCTACCTCACCCGCTCCTCCTGGGCCGAAGGCATCGATAAAGACACCGTGCGGCTCTCCATCGCCAACAGCCTGTGTTTTGGCCTGTTCGACGGCGAACGGCAGATTGGCTTTGCCCGCCTGGTGACGGACTACGCCACCTTCGGCTACCTGTGCGATGTCTACGTGCTGGAGGAACATCAAGGGAACGGGCTGGGGCTGTGGCTGGCGGAGTGCTGCCAGGCGCATCCGCTGATGGCGCGGCTGCGCAGAATCATGCTGGTCACCTCTACCGCCCCCTGGCTGTATGAAAAGGTGGGATACACCGCGTTGAATCGCGAGGACTTTGTCTGGCAGATAGCCCGGCCGGACATTTACCGCCGCAGCCAAACCGAATGAGCTCACCCTATCGCCGCTTATTTAAGCGCCTGCCCGGCGAGCAGGCCAATCGCGATGATCACCATCGCCGCGCCGGAAAGGCGGCTGACCCGGCGAGCGGCCTGCGGCCGCGTCTGCAACACCGATTGCGAGCCGTAGCCCACCAGCAAATAAACCAGCCCGCAGCTGACCAGATGCAACAACCCCAGCGCCAGGATCTGCAGCGGGATCGGCCATGCGGCGTGGGGATCGGTAAACTGCGGCAATAAGGCCAAAAACAGCAGAAACACCTTGGGGTTCATGCCGCTGACGCAAACGCCCTTGCCGGCCCAGCGCATCCAGGAGCCGGAGCTCTGCCGCTCGCCGGCGTCCGGCACCGGCGGATGCCGCAGCATGTTGGCGCCGATCCACAGCAGATAAGCCGCGCCGACGACGGTGAGCACGGTGAGGGTCAGCGGGCTGCCGGCAACCAGCGCGCCTACGCCTGCGGCCACGATCGCGATCGCCAGCAGGTGCCCGAACAGCAGCCCCGCCACGGCGGGTACCACCACCCGGCCGCGAATGCCCGCAGAGATCACGTAGGCCCAGTCCACGCCGGGCGTAATGATAAACAAGATCGATACCGCCCAAAACGCGGCGAAAATAGCCGGCGTCATGGCTGCTCGCTCCCCTGCCAACGCCGCGGCGTCATTGGTTTTTTCATTCGACTTTCCTCATTGGGGCCGCGTCAAAAGCGCGCCGCTTAATTATTGGAAAGAATATCTGTGCGACGTTAAAATGTGTTGCCAATTACTTGCCGTAACGTCGCCAATTTGGGGAAATTATTCTAAATGGACAGGATAGATCGCAAAATTCTTGCTGAACTGCAGGCCGATGGGCGCCTGTCGGTGACGGAGCTGGCCGAACGGATAGGGCTCAGCGTTTCACCCTGCCATCGCCGGGTGCGCGCACTGGAGGGGTCGGGCGTGATCAGGGGCTACCGCGCTCAGCTGGATCCCGGCAGCCTGGGCTTTAATTTTTCCGCGCTGGTTTTCGTCACCATGCGGGAAGGCGATCGCCACGCCGTGGCCGCCTTTGAAGACGCCATGGTGGATATTCCCCAGGTGGTGCAGGCGCAAAGGCTGTTCGGCGATCCCGATTATCTGCTGCACGTCATCGCGCGCGATCTGCCCGCTTTCCAGCAGCTGTATGACGAGAAGCTTTCCGCCCTGCCCGGCGTTCAGCGCCTCAGCTCCACGCTGGTAATGAAAACCGTGGTGCCGGAGCGCTCCTTTTTGCCGCTGGGGAAATGACAACGGGAGCTTCTGCGCTCCCGTTTTATCGCTTAAGGCACAATCACGAAATCCGGATTGGCGATGGCGAACAAGGCATCGCGATCCGCCGCCGGCGGATAGATCCACTGGGTGTTGATTTCCTGTTTGATCTTTTTGCCTTCCTGCCGCGTGAAGCGCACCTGACGTTGCCACCCTTCGGTATAGAGCGCGCCCCAGGGGCCGAGATCCAGACAGGTCACATACTTCGGCTGGCTGTAAGGGTGCACCGGCAGGCCCACCAGCTCCGCCGCGGCATTGTGGCCGGCAACGCGCCCCAGGCTCATCGCGTGCTGGCAGGACATGACGTTATGGTTGCCCGCGTCGTCGGTCGCCGCCTTCACCGTATCCCCGGTGACGAACACCCCAGTCACCGCCGGGGCGCGCAGGAACGCGTCGCCGATGATGCGCCCGGAACCGTCGCGTTCGCCGGGGATCTGCGCCGTCAGCGGGTTTGCCCGCATGCCTGCCGCCAGGATCACCGTGTTGGCGGCGATGCGTTCGCCGTTCGACAGCGTAACGCCGTCGGCGTCGATGGCGGCAACGCGCAGCCCGGCCCGCGACTCAACGCCGCATTCTTCCAGCGCCTGGCGGATCACCACCGCGGGTTCAGCCCCCATCCCGGCGCCCACTTCCGCCGCCGTATCGACAATCACCACCCGCACATCGGCCTCTGCACCCAGCGCGGCGCGCAGGCGGTCGGGCATTTCAGTGGCGCTTTCCAGCCCGGTCAGGCCGCCGCCAACCACCACGGCGGTGTTGCGCGCCGCGCTGTGCGGCTTATCGGCCAGCGCCTTCAGATGGGCGTCCAGCCGCTGCGCGCTTTCCAGCGTATCGACGTTGAAACCGTATTCGGCAAAGCCGGGCACCGCAGGCACGAACAGCTGGCTGCCGGTCGCCAGCACAAAGCGATCGTAAGCCAAAGTCACGCTTTTGCCGCCCGCCTGCGCCACCGTCAGGGTGCTCTTTTCGGTGTCTATCCGCTCAACCAAACCGGCCAGGTGCTGCACGCCGACGGCGGCGAGCTGGGATGAAATGTCCGGATTCATGTTGTCCAGCACCGCCTCATACAAACGCGGGCGAATGGTGACGTTCGGCGTCGGCGACACCATGATCACTTCGATCTCCCCGGTTTTGCCGGCGAGAGAGATAGCGCGCATGGCGGATACTGCGGCCCAAAAACCGGCGAAACCAGAACCGGCGATCACGATTTTCTGCGTCATTGGATAACTCCTTAATACCAGATTAATCGGGCCATCGGGCGGCCCGTGACAGTTTCCGGACGAACGATCCCGCTCCGCCGCCCGTTGACCAGGCGCAGAGGAACCCCCGCCCATTCCGGAGAGGCGGGAAAATACGAAATAAGAGGAATTACCGCGGCGCGATTAGCTCTTGGCGCGCGCCGGCTTGCCGCTGCGGGTGGTGCGTTCCGCCAGCCGTTCATCCATCCAGATATTGACCTCGCCGAAGAAGCCCTGCGGCGCTTTGCGGCCGAAGCGCGCAGCGACGGCCCCCAGGGTTTGCGCCGCCAGGGCGTCGCGCATCGCCTTCTCCGCCTGCAGCATCACCGCATGGATCGCACACTTGCCCGATATCGCCCAGTCGGGCGGCGAATCGTCGAACACCGCGCAGCGGCCGCGCACTTCCTGGCAGTCGAACAGCGGTTTGTGCCCTTCAATGGCGTCGATGACCTCAAGGAAACTGATCTCATCCGCCGGGCGCGCCAGCCGGTAACCGCCGCGCACCCCTTCGCTGGCGGTGACTATCCCGGCCTTTTCCAGCTTGGGAAAGATCTTGGCCAGGAAGCTCGGCGAGATGCCCTGCAGCTCTGCCAGTTCGCGGCTGCTGAGGGCGCGCGGGTTGTCGCCGACCAGCCAAAGCAAACAGTGGATGCCATATTCAACGCTGGTTGTGATAAACGCCATAGTCAGTTTTGGGTGTCATGTTGTCTTCAATAACACAGACTATATTAGTCTCCGTTTACGTTGTCAATAAAACGAAGACAAACTTTGTCCGTGTTATTTTAACACAACAAACAGGAGGGATTCAGAAATGAAAAATAAAACATTTTTGCCCGATTCTCCCCTGGAGGAAGTTTCATTGCGGCCTGCGGCTGACTATGATGTGATCTGTTGCCAGCGCGCCGCGGTGCGGGCAATTGTGTGAGCCAACGCACTTTCGCGCGGTTTGCACCACTGAGCCCGGCGCAAAAGAAGAACTCTTGTCTGATGCTGACGTCTTAAGAGATGACTATTTAAGGGAAACGCCTGACTATGACCATCCGGTTGACCAAAACAGCGATAGCGCTACTGTTGCTCGGCACGCTTAACGCCACCGCACTGGCCCCGGCGCTGGCGGAAAGCCAGGATCAGCTGCCGGATATCGGCACTTCGGCCGGCGGCACGCTGAGCATCGGTCAGGAGCTGGCGATGGGCGACTTCTATGTGCGCCAGCTGCGCGCCAGCGCCCCTTTAATCAACGATCCGCTGCTGACCCAATACATCAACCAACTGGGCAACCGGCTGGTGGCGAGCGCCTACTCGGTACGCACGCCGTTCCACTTCTACCTGGTGCGCAACGACGAGATCAACGCCTTCGCCTTCTTCGGCGGCAACGTAGTGCTGCACTCTGCGCTGTTCCGCGTCAGCGATAACGAAAGCCAGCTGGCTTCGGTGCTGGCGCACGAAATTTCGCACGTTACCCAGCGCCATCTGGCGCGCGCGATGGAAGACCAGCAGCGCAACGCGCCCCTCACCTGGGTGGGCGCACTCGGCTCCATTCTGCTGGCGATGGCTAACCCGACCATGGGGATGGCGGCGCTGAGCGGTACCCTGGCCGGCACCCAGCAGGGCATGATCAGCTTTACCCAATCGAATGAACAGGAAGCGGACCGCATCGGTATTCAGGTGCTGCAGCGCGCGGGTTTCGATCCTGAGGCGATGCCCGATTTCCTGCAGAAGCTCTCGGATCAGTCGCGCTACGCCTCCAAACCGCCGGAAATGCTGCTGACCCACCCCTTGCCGGACAGCCGCCTTTCCGATGCGCGCAACCGCGCCAACCAAATGCCGAAGCATATCGTGCAGTCATCGCAGGATTACCTGATGGCCAAGGTGCGCTCGCTGGGCATGTACAGCTCAGAAGGTTACGGGCTGACGGAAGAGCTGCTCAATACCTACGGCAAAGGTAACGTACGTGAACAGGCGGCCGCCAAATATGGCCGCGCCATTCTGTTTTATGAAGCGAAAAAGTACGACGACGCGCGCAATATCATCCAACCGCTGCTGGCGCAGGATCCGAAAAACGTCTGGCTGCTGGACCTGATGACCGATATCGATCTCGGCCAGAAGCGCGCGCCGCAGGCCATTGCCCGCCTGCAGGCCGCCAACGCCGCCCAAAGCAATAACAGCGTGCTGCAGCTCAACCTGGCCAACGCCTACGTTGAAGGCAACCAGCCGGCCCAGGCGTCGAAAATTCTCAACCGCTATACCTTCGCCCACCCGGACGACCCGAACGGCTGGGATCTGCTGGCGCAGGCCAGCGCCGCCCAAGGGCTGCGCGACGAAGAACTCTCCGCCCGCGCCGAGAGCCTGGCGCTGACCGGCAATCTCGATCAGGCCATCGGCCTGCTCAGCAACGCCAGTTCGCTGCAGAAACTCGGCAGCCTGAAACAGGCGCGCTACGATGCGCGCATCGACCAGCTGCGCCAGCTGCAACAGCGCTTCCGCCAGTACCAGCGCAGCTGATTTAACAAGGAATGAACGCCATGAAAAACGTCACTATTTACCATAACCCGCGCTGCTCCAAGAGCCGTGAAACGCTGGCGCTGCTGGAACAGCACGGCGTCGCCCCCAAGGTGGTGCTGTACCTGGACACGCCGCCCTCGGCCAGCCAATTGAAAACGCTGCTGAAAGAGCTGGGCTTTGGTTCCGCGCGCGATCTGATGCGCAAGAAAGAAGATTTGTACAAGGAATTGAAGCTGGCGGATGAGAGCCTGAGCGAAGAACAGTTGCTCGCCGCCCTGGTGGAGCACCCGAAGCTGATCGAACGCCCAATCGTGGTGAAAGGCGGCAAGGCGCGCATCGGCCGGCCGCCGGAGCAGGTGCTGGAAATTCTGTAATGCCGACCCTGGGCGCGGTGGTTATCGTGCCCGATATTTCAAGATAAAAGGCTACAGCCCCAGGATCTCTTTGACAAACGGGATGGTCAGCTTGCGTTGGGCGGTGATCGACGCGCGATCGAGCTGATCCAGCGTCATGAACAGCGTGCGCATCTCGCGATCCAGCCGTTTCAGCAGGAAGCGGCCCACGTCCTCCGGCAGTTCAAACCCGCGCAGCTTGCCGCGCAGCTGCAGCGCCAGCAGTTTCTCTTCATCCGACAGCGGCTGCAGCTTGTAGATCTGCCCCCAATCCAGGCGCGAAGCCAGGTCCGGCAGGCGCAAATTCAGCTGGCGCGGCGGACGATCGCCGGTAATGAACAGCCGCGTGCGGCCGGTTTCCAGAATGCGGTTGTAGAGGTTGAAGATCGCCATTTCCCACTCTTCGTCGCCGGCGATGCACTCGATATTGTCGATGCACACCAGCGCCAGCTGCTCCATGCCGTCCAACACTTCAGGCACGAAGTAGGCGCGCTTGTCCAGCGGCACGTAACCCACCGCTTCACCCCGTTGCGAAAGCTCGGCGCAGGCCGCGTGCAGCAGATGGCTGCGCCCGCCGCCCTCACGTGACCAAAAATAGATATAGCTGCCATGTTCCTGACGAACGGCAGACTGGATCGCGGCTAACAGGGATGGGTTCTCGCCCGGATAAAAACTGGCGAAAGTTTCATCATCGGGAAGATAAAGTGGCAGTGAAAGCTGTGCCGGCGTATTCAGAAAAGCACCTCAACCAAAACTGGCAGGAAAACGCGGCCAGTCTAACACAGAAAATGGGCGCTGTTGAACCGGCTGGATTTTATGCCGCAATAGTGAGCGATCTCCGCTGGCCCGCTGCTGAAAATAACGGCGAAGGCGCACAACTAACCCTCTGCCCTGGCAGGTGAAATTTGTAATTTAACTCAAACCTGTCCTAGTATAGGGTGGCGAAATATAATCACCATCACCAATGGTTTCTTCAAGGATATAGACGATGAAAGTATGGAATAAAGTGCTTTTAGCCTCAGTTATTGGGTTGTTGGTTGCCGGCTGTGATGACTCTTCCAAGGTTGACGCCAACCTGGATAAGGCCAAAGACAGCGCGGAGCAGATGAAGGACGCAGCGCAGAAAAAAGCGGACGATCTGACGGATAAAGCGAAAGCGACCGCCGAAGAAATCAAAAAAGAGGCCGCCACTCAGGCGGACCAGCTGAAAGACAAGGCGTCAGCCATTAAGGATGACGCGGCCAAGCAGGCGGACGCCATCACCAATGACGCCAAGGCCAAGGCCGCCGCGATCAAAGACGACGCCGGCAAGCAGAGCCAGCAGTTGGTCGATCAGGCCAAGGCCATCAAGAATGACGCGATCAACGGCGCTAACGATCTGACCGAACAGGCCAAGGCGAAAACCGAAGCCATCAAGAACAGCGCAGAAAACAAAGCGGAAGAATTGAAGAATGACGCCGACAGCGCGAACACCAACAACGCGCAGCCGGCCGCTCAGCAATAACCAATACTCAGTAGCCTAGAAAGGAGCAGTAAATGGGGATTATTTCCTGGATTATCTTCGGCCTGATCGCCGGTATTTTGGCCAAGTGGATTATGCCTGGCAAAGACGGCGGCGGCTTTATCCTGACCATCGTATTGGGGATCGTCGGCGCAGTAGTGGGTGGCTATATCAGCACCTTCTTCGGCTACGGCAAAGTTGACGGCTTCAACTTCGGCAGCTTCGTGGTGGCGGTTATCGGCGCTATCGTGGTGCTGTTCGTATACCGCAAAATCCGCAGCTGATACCTGCGCATCCCGCATTAAACAGGGCAGCCATCGGCTGTAATGCCGGTCAGTTAAGCCTGACTGGCATTTTTTTATCCAATCTCTGTTCGCTCCGTGCAGGAAGAATTGCCGTAAGGACCCTGTATTTCTCTGCTGCCGCAATGAACGGCAATTGGAGGGGCCGAAGGCGCGGCCCCTCCACCCGCGCCCTCGCTTAACACCGTCTGTCCGCTGCGCGAATACCCTCGCTGCACCCGCGTTGTCGGGCGGGTCGGCTACGACAAACGTCCCTGTTAGTCTCGCCTCAACCGGCCTTCCCTGGCCGGTTGCCCCTGACAACGCCGTCTTGCTCGGCAGCCGGCGATGCGCGCCAAGGTCAACACCCGAATCTGCCGCCACCGGGCAACCTGTCCCCTCAGTTTGATATTGCGTTATGGAAGACAGTGAAAATAGTGAGATGAGCAGGGTGTTGGGCGCCCTTGAAGACGCCGAACGCAGGAGCGGCGCATAGGCGAAACCGCCATGGACGGCGGTTTCAGGCGAGACAGGCAGGGACGCCTGTCGTAGCCGGCCGTGATGCGACGGGACGGAGGGACAAATCTGTCAGGAACAGATTTGAACGCTGCTTGCAGCGGCCCCGAAGGGGCGAGGCCCAGGGATGGGCCGAGTAACGTTGGCGAAGCCAACCGTCTGATTGGGCAAGGGCGCGGGTTGCAAGGGGCCGCGCCTACGGCCCCTTGCTCGGTCGAGGTGGGTTAGTCTCATGGTACATCTCATATTCATCGACCGAAAACTTCACGAACACCCGCAGAAAAACGCTAACTGACAAGCATTACAGCCATCGGCTGCCCTGTTATTTACTTCGGCTCCACCGCCTCATCCGCCGCGTCGATCACCTCCTCTTCCTTGCGGTAGAGGCTGATGACCTTGAACAACAGGCTGAGGCCGATGCCGACGATGGTCGCCAGCGCCATGCCCTTCAGCTCTGCCGCACCGATATGCACCTTGGCGCCGCTCACGCCGATGATCAGGATCACCGAGGTCAGGATCAGGTTCTGCGCCTTGTTGTAATCCACCTTGGACTCGATCAGCACGCGGATGCCCGAAGCGCCAATCACCCCGTACAACAACAGCGACACGCCGCCCATCACCGGCACCGGCACCGCCTGGATCGCCGCCGCCAGCTTGCCGACGCAGGACAGCAGGATAGCCAGGATCGCCGCGCCGCCAATCACCCAGGTGCTGTAGACCTTGGTGATCGCCATTACGCCGATGTTTTCGCCGTAGGTGGTGTTGGGGGTCGAGCCAAAGAAGCCGGAAATCACCGTCGAGATGCCGTTGGCGAACATCGAGCGATGCAGGCCCGGATCGCGGATCAGGTCTTTTTTGACGATGTTGGCGGTCACCACCAGGTGGCCGA is drawn from Serratia entomophila and contains these coding sequences:
- the dapA gene encoding 4-hydroxy-tetrahydrodipicolinate synthase, giving the protein MFTGSIVALVTPMDDKGAVDRASLKKLIDYHVASGTAAIVSVGTTGESATLAHDEHVDVVLQTLELADGRIPVIAGTGANATAEAISLTSRFADTGVVGCLTVTPYYNKPTQEGLYQHFKAIAESTELPQILYNVPSRTGCDMLPPTIARLAKIKNIVAVKEATGNLSRVSQIQVLVDDEDFILLSGDDASGLDFMQLGGKGVISVTANVAAREMAQLCALASQGNFAEARRLNQRLMPLHQDLFVEANPIPVKWACKALGLMATDTLRLPMTPLTDAARPVVERALKSAGLL
- a CDS encoding glycine cleavage system transcriptional repressor; the encoded protein is MVTPLSTTGSSILPKPDEHYLVITALGADRPGIVNTITRHVSSCGCNIEDSRLAMLGEEFTFIMLLSGSWNAITLIESTLPQKGAELELLIVMKRTNSHERPPMPATVWVQVEVKDSPHIIERFTDLFDSSQMNIAELVSRTQPASGALPPQLYIQITAHSSGDRDASNIEQAFHRLCTELNAQGSISVVNYPQHDDKDGE
- the bcp gene encoding thioredoxin-dependent thiol peroxidase codes for the protein MSPLKAGDTAPKFSLPDQDGEEINLADFQGQRVLVYFYPKAMTPGCTVQACGLRDNMDELKKAGVEVLGISTDKPEKLSRFAEKELLNFTLLSDEDHQVAQQFGVWGEKTFMGKTYDGIHRISFLIDGKGKVEKVFDDFKTTNHHDIVLSYLQQ
- a CDS encoding AI-2E family transporter, which codes for MLELLLQWYRRRFTDPQAIALLVILLAGFLILYFLHGILTPLLVAIVLAYLLEWPTARLQRIGCSRNWAASMVMIMFAGIAMLLVFVVAPTAWQQGINLMTDLPGMLNQFYNYAATLPKRYPALVDAGIIDMMAENLRGKLSGMGESVVKFSLASLVGLLTLAIYLILVPMMMFFLLKDKEQMLNAVRRVLPRNRGLAGQVWQEMNQQITNYIRGKVLEMVIVGVATYLVFAVLDMRYSLLLAVLVGFSVLIPYIGAVLVTIPVVVVAMFQWGVGADFWTLIVAYLVVQGLDGNLLVPILFSEAVNLHPLVIILSVIIFGGLWGFWGVFFAIPLATLVKAVIHAWPNEPWVAAEDS
- a CDS encoding B3/B4 domain-containing protein; amino-acid sequence: MLSVVPSIDPAIAALAPGFRALSITVEAAPIVDPGVAAAALARACRAVSGEDAPWAEAHLAAWAEAFKSFGAKPKRTPCSAEALRKRVLRDGDMPSIDPVVDLYNAVSIRYAVPVGGENIAAYVGEPRLLIAEGTELFDTVKEGETAHESPEPGEVIWRDDLGVTCRRWNWRQGVRTRLSAEASRMWFILESLPAMPLDALHAAGDELIDGLRLMMPGAAIDKKLIGFDLAEGK
- a CDS encoding GNAT family N-acetyltransferase; its protein translation is MHWRQADYLISTDVARLDIDAIHAYLTRSSWAEGIDKDTVRLSIANSLCFGLFDGERQIGFARLVTDYATFGYLCDVYVLEEHQGNGLGLWLAECCQAHPLMARLRRIMLVTSTAPWLYEKVGYTALNREDFVWQIARPDIYRRSQTE
- a CDS encoding LysE family translocator, which codes for MTPAIFAAFWAVSILFIITPGVDWAYVISAGIRGRVVVPAVAGLLFGHLLAIAIVAAGVGALVAGSPLTLTVLTVVGAAYLLWIGANMLRHPPVPDAGERQSSGSWMRWAGKGVCVSGMNPKVFLLFLALLPQFTDPHAAWPIPLQILALGLLHLVSCGLVYLLVGYGSQSVLQTRPQAARRVSRLSGAAMVIIAIGLLAGQALK
- a CDS encoding Lrp/AsnC family transcriptional regulator, whose product is MDRIDRKILAELQADGRLSVTELAERIGLSVSPCHRRVRALEGSGVIRGYRAQLDPGSLGFNFSALVFVTMREGDRHAVAAFEDAMVDIPQVVQAQRLFGDPDYLLHVIARDLPAFQQLYDEKLSALPGVQRLSSTLVMKTVVPERSFLPLGK